The Gouania willdenowi chromosome 14, fGouWil2.1, whole genome shotgun sequence nucleotide sequence AAGTCAGATGTTATTATGACACAAAAGTTCAATGGACcgttaaaaatattaaactaaACATATTTTTGCCGTAAATTATCTTTAAAGTTGCATTTAAATGACCCTCTGACCGACTTCAACTTTAACATGACGCAGGATTCCAGACGGACAGCTCCCAGAGCCAATAGAAGTGCGGCGTTGGGATCCCGAGCCCGCCTTTATTCAAAACTGTCCAATGGCTGCGCAGAGCGAGGACTTCCGCCCCCGTCACGGTGCGTGCTCCATTGTACGGACGGCTCTGTCCAAACCCTCGCTATTGCTTGTTTGATTCATCCTCACACTTTTGGATGTTTGGCATTTGTTGGTGTTTGTTCGGAGGCTCCTGGTGCGCAGAGTTCAGCGGCTTTGTCGGAGAAGCAGCGGCTGTTTGGAGAAGAAGTCACCGTGCTGTCTATGTTAGCACGGCGGCTAACCGAAGTTAGCCTCCAGCGGAACGGATCAGCGGGAGCGGCTCACACCGAGGCCGGCTTTACTTCACTCTGAGGCCGAGGCCGGCTTCACTTCACACCGGGGTCGGCACTAGCTCACACCGAGGCCGGATAAAGCTTCCGGAGCTTCGGCAGGATGAACGGCTTCAGTACGGAGGAGGACAGCCACGACGGGCCGCCCAACCCTCCGTTCTACGGCCAGAGCTGCTGCCTCATAGAGGACGGAGAACGGTGCGGCCGCCCGGCTGGAAACGCCTCCTTTAGCAAGAGGATCCAGAAGAGCATCTCTCAGAAGAAACTGAAGCTGGACATTGATAAAAGTGTAagaaaacacgcacacacacacacacacacacattgttcctGGAGGGCTGCAGTCCTGCATGCTGCACATCTCTTTCATTAACAATGTAGCTTTAGCTGCTTTAGCTCATCATCCTGCTGCTAATGTTCACAATAATGTTATGTAGGTTTGCGTCAGTGAGTGTCACatgttcactgtgtgtgtgtgtgtgtgtgtgtgtgtgtgtgtgtaggttcgCCATCTCTACATCTGTGACTTCCACAAAAACTTCATCCAGAGCGTTCGCAACAAGAGAAAGAGGAAGACCAGTGATGACGGAGGAGAGTCTCCTGACCACGACGTGGAAGTGCctgaggtaacacacacacacacacacacacacacacacacacacacacacacacacacacacacagtccatcctttttcctttctcatccacttttccttaaccctcgtggatgatgtcacagggttaaggaaaggtgttaggagacttcctaaaggagttagagAAAGACCATCAagattgttttgacaatcagacgcacttccactaggtcagtggttcccaagctagggtacatgtacccttttggtacttgaacacctctcaggaggtacaccAGGGcgctacactaacttttccagtggtggcactggtacgactaactttctcagttggtcgcatcagcacagaatttggtcgcacactttttttttaagccatgcatgctgatgaatagttgacttaattGGCGTAGCATAGTTGacgtaaagattgacaatgactagagatatatttgcaaaatgttttaatgatttagttgaaatattaagttttccagcagtggctgaagtaacaggtcatttctttgatataatttaaaaagacGTAACAAAATTtgtttaaataacagcaaagcataacaacaggttacatatattctgttctttttattttgttgaaatactgtacagtagtccctcgctgtatcgcggttcacctttcgcggcctcgctgttttgcagatttttttacagtgcaattttggatgcatttttttacagtgtatgaacgcgcattgtgttctgcgtcctgattggctaatgctgcgttcacccactaGCGACACTTCCAactgggtgagtttcactgcctgctgaagtgaggagctgtggTCCTtgttctcctctcataaacataaaccaccagtgaaataagccggtatgattagtggctaatgctatgctagctcagtgctacagagagaacttttacctgctactaccacctcctcgctgattctcctccacgcctaatcctcCCGattccggtcccggttataacggtgtgtcctacagctccaggtggtcacacacagcttctactccatggttgaatgggtgaacagatctgtgtccgtgttgacgtgacgtcatcgtcaacaaagactgaaTGCGTTCTGCATCAgtgtctgatcgctagcagtgtgactctgaagtgttgtatgtttgaaaacaggtttatgttttaaagactttgagtgtttaaacaaaagagaaatgtggttttacagctgtaaaaatgtataaaatagtAAAAGATTGATGATTCTGATGAGATCCTCCTCTTTGGTGTGGATTCGTGTATGTGCTGCACGTGTACGCTCTCCGCTTGATGCCCCACATGCACTCCGTCATGATGCCTGGTCAGCTAAGCACGCTTTACCCCCATCCACCCACCACCACTCCCCCCGATCGCCCACCCGCCTGCCCCACATCCGCTCGTCGCGCCCCCTATGCGTTCTGTTGCTCTGCGTGCCCAGACGCCTGTccccagtgtgtgtttgtcccagtGTCCTTGAACGCAGCACGGACTGTGTCTCTCCCCAGTGTTGGTGACGCAGTAGCGTGTGTTTAGGGACATGGTAGCGTGTGTAGTGTCCATGTCGGACCCTGATTCACAGGAGGAAGACTCAACAGGATGAGGAAGTTTCCTCCTTtaggattttcaaaataattcgCACTCTCACAGATGCAACCAGatgaaattttcactcgcactcACTGAAAAAATAGTTGCACATGCGACCAATTTGGTTGCAGTCTCGAGCACTGTActcagaaacatttgtcagtttatttttacgtgcacacagacttttttctcatccataaataataatttgtggcacaactttttaaaatacactgAAGGTGAAGTTCATATTCTAgaatgagcaaaacatcagaattaaatgaataaaaagtccTAAAtttaaggttaatgttggacgagacacaggaacTAATACTACGTATAACATGAGTTCAGGGGGAACATGGGGCGATAATGTTTGGGAATCACTTCCACTAGGTGCCGTAATAATCCAACGGCGGTGAAGGTTGGTGACGTCTGCGGCGGTGAAAAAACTACGCATTTCCTACTGATATAATCtcgtaaatcaaaggaaaagaggctaccgggaactaaagtgaaactaaaagaacgtcacattgagaatctGTGACTGTAGGAAAAGTGTTAGGTTATTTTTCATGATGTTAACGGCTGCCACttgaataaataacaaatacaaactGAGAATAGGCTGCACAAGAAGTTTACTTTACTGTGTTCGTTTTACAACATCTGCATAATATTCATTGTTGGgaaatgtgttttatgtcagttataatctgatattaTATCTtgcatataataatatatgggtttagattatttaaagttgttcaaggtatattattgcattggtaatttacatgatctctgttacttgtTGGTCATTGTGAGTTTCAGTGAACACTCTGATGtgcgggtccctttaaatgttgttgtctcaatgaattgtgggtcatcattatgtgGTCTCTTTTGGttaaggatgtatcagtgtttcctaggctaaaggaggttataaaggaagtattgagcctcctttcctgagcttttagagaattggaacactccttatcatggccaccacttaaacacttccagggttaaggaaaagtggataggaaaggagataggaggaatAAAGTTTCACTGATATTATAAATATGTCTCAATGTAAATCTGTTTAAATCTGATTGTGTATCCTTCACACAACTCTaatcatttaatcattttttccaACTGTTCCAAAAAcagatcattttaaacttcttaGTAAAATGCAACAACAAAGTGTATCTTTCCTTTGATGGTGTCATCACACGTTTAATAAACTGTGATCTAAGAAGctaactgttgtttttgttccttcaaaataaagcgcCTCTCCTCTGATTGCTGTTTCCAGGTGGATCTTTTCCAGCTGCAGGTGAACACGTTGAGACGCTACAAGCGACACTACAAGCTGCAAACACGGCCTGGACTCAACAAAGCTCAGCTAGCAGAGGTGAGAACACCAACGCTTCGCCTCCggttcaacacacacacacacacacatccctgtAACAAACTCAGAGAGTCGTTAGCTGATGCTACAGAAGTTTGTGAAGCtcagtttgatttaaaaacaaacagtttgACTGCAAATAATCTGAACGGAGAAGATTtaatgtagggctgggcgatatggccttttataaataccgcgatatttttaggccatgtcacgatacacgatatatatctcgatattttgcattacccttgaattaacactttgatgcacaaaatcacaccagtatgatgattctatatgtctacattaaaacattcttgatcatactgcattaatatatgccaattttaaactttcatgcaaaaaaggggatatcacaactaagtcaaagttgacataactgtatttattaaacagtgagtggctcaaacataaaattgtcaacacgttctgtgcaaaattgtcacagagacatttcaaaacaagacattagtgcaggatgcaactcacatggtatttcaaaacacaaaattaaagtgcactttttgtacataatgccactacaatattttaaaacaaatagtgcccttttgtgcatgttgtcattaagatgacatttcaaaacaacactaaatttaagtgcaccttttgtgcataatgccactaagatatttaaaaaaaaaaaaaaaagtccgcgagtttaacggtatggtcattttcaacaccgcacagactacaagctgcgatatatcgagtatattcgatatatcgcccagccctaatttaatgcaataaaaagcacattttgtCTTTAAATAAAGTAGATAATCATCATGAAATGACCTTAAAGTGATCTTAAAGGTCAGAATAGATCGattaaatgacagaaacacactAACCGTACGATGCTAACGCTGTAAATTTAGCATTAATAACACATGAGGGAAGTTTAGAGAATAAAACCTTTGTTTTAAACTTCATTAACTGTTTAATTAGCGTGAGAAAAAACTTTCTAATGGAAGATgatgtttaaaatgtataaaggTCTCGTTGTAGAGCACAGACTGAACTTTAGATGGTTTATATCTATCTGATATTAAATATCAGTCATTAATGATGGATGTTTAACCTTATTTTAACGTTTTcaacatttaatttgttttgatttttatgATAATGTGAAACTTTGGCGACTTTGTGTCAATTAGGATGTGAATCACCACCACTGACAATATATTaatgatcattttatttcatttaaaatgttattttattttacttggtTCTCCCTCAGTGACTCACTTCCTGAGCGCGCCGCCTCGTTAGCGTCCTCGTTAGCGGTGATATACACACTGTGTCGTTGGCTAATTGTTCTACAGGTGTGTCGCTCGCTCACAGACGTCGTTTGTTCCCGTGCTCGCGCTCCTTCCTCCTAACGAGCTCCCACGTCGTTAATAACGGGCGTCGGCCTCACGGCGGCCGCAGCTGCAGAAGGAGACGTTTGTTTCCTGTGTCCGTTCAAACATTCCTTTATTCCTCAGAGAGGGAACGATTCAGGAGAACCTTCAGTATCTGCTGCATGGGTTTAACTAGTGCTGTGCTGTATGGAGAAAATTAATATCAGTTTATATCATCATAACCATATATATCCCCATTCAGTATTTTACCTTAAAATTCcatgaaatgaatggaaaatgttaatatacagtatatatgaataGTTTCTATAAATTGGTAACATTAACTTAAGTTTTTCACGACCAATTTGTGCCGTTGTTACGtcctaaaatgcctgattttgcagcagctttttccaatttttcatattaatacagaaaagcgcagattcacaacaatttaattttgtgttttatatcgCATTGCATTGTTTGACACACATTGTTAAACGCAGCGGGCAAAcagatgtcacttcctgtttcagtttgtttttgttaaagtgttaaattaatagttttttttaactaatatcTGATTTTTACATCTAAAAAGAACAAATCGTGTCCCATAAATAAGCGTGTCTGCAGCATCTGTGTGACATGGTTCAGCGGCGCTGTGTGAAAGAAGGCGTGGCCTCTATATCTTCCCTGTGTGTGAGTGAGCATGTCCTAACCTCCCTGTGTAGGAATGGGCGTGGCCTAACCTCCATGTGTGAGTGGGCCTGACCTAACATCCTGTTTGAGTGGGCGTGACCTCTCGAGCCTCCCTGTGTGAAGGAGGGCGTGGCCTTTAACCTCCCTGTGTGTGAGTGAGCGTGACCTAACGTCCCTGTGTgcgagtgggcgtggcctctcTAACATCCTGTGTGGTAGTGAGCGTGGCCTAACCTCCCTGTGTGGTAGTGGGCGTGGCCTAACTTCCCTGTGTGCGAGTGGGCATGGCCTCTCTAACATCCTGTGTGGTAGTGAGCGTGGCCTAACCTCCCTGTGAGCATGGGTGTGGCCTAACGTCCTGGTGTATCTCTGCAGACGGTGAGTCGTCACTTCAGAAACATTCCAGTGAACGAGAAGGAGACTCTGACCTACTTCATCTACATGGTGAAGAGCAGCAAGAGTCGTCTGGACCAGAAAGGAGACGCTGGTAAACCTCTGGACTAAAGgacgctaatgctaacagaCCGCCATTATCTTCATCATCAGCGTCAGGACCAGACTCTTCTGTCCTGGAGACGTTAAACCTCATCATGTGACCCCTCGTCCCAACTCCTCACactacttcaaaataaaagactgcTTCCCCTCGGGACCCTGAACTCATTACGATGCGTTCAAGGAGGACAGCGAGTGATGAAGATAATGAGTCAGCAAAAGATGGACGTTCGTCACAGCCgtgctttttaaaatgaagacaCGTTAATGCTTTTTAGTCCCAGCCTTGTGTGCATGCAGTCTGAGGGAAACATCCcttaaaaaaagctttttatttcagtttttcttctaCACATCTGGTTTTTTCTCCGTGAGTTTCAGGTAAAAGGTTTTAACTCACCTTCTCATCCTTAGTTTCCTTCATAGGTTGGTTGGTTGTAGATCAAAGGTCGTCTCTACTAACTCATCATAGCTCATTAACATGCGCTGTATTAGAAAGGAAATATTTAAGTATGGCTGCTTACCGCTCCCAATGATATGatattaataaatgtattgtaCAGGCTGAACATCTGCTGTTTGTCTTTTTATCAGAGAAATACCAATATGAACCAGTACTAACCAGTGTAAACCAGTACTAGTATATAGTAGATCAGtgctgtctactatatactgtagtatataccgtctactgtatactgtagtatatactgtatactgtagtatataccgtctactgtagtatatactgtatactgtagtatataccgtctactGTAGTATATGCtgtatactgtagtatataccgtatactgtagtatataccgtatactgtagtatataccgtatactgtagtatatgccgtatactgtagtatatgccgtatactgtagtatataccTTCTACTGTAGTATATGCcgtatactgtagtatataccTTCTACTGTAGTATATGCCGTATACTGTAGTATATGCCGTCTACTGTAGTATATGCCGTCTACTGTAGTATATGCCGTATACTGTAGTATATGCcgtatactgtagtatataccgtctactgtagtatatactgtagtatataccGTATgctgtagtatatactgtatactgtagtatataccgcatactgtagtatataccgtatactgtagtatataccgtatactgtagtatataccgcatactgtagtatatgctgtatactgtagtatatactgtagtatatactgtatactgtagtatataccgtatactgtagtatataccgtatactgtatactgtagtatataccgtctactgtatactgtagtatataccgtctactgtatactgtagtatataccgtatactgtagtatatactgtatactgtagtatatactgtatactgtagtatatacgtctactgtatactgtagtatttactgtctactatatatatatataaaatcccTAACCCAGGttcacacagtgtgtgtgtgtagtaaatatcatcctaacgtactattaATACTAAGTGTGACGTCGAAATGAGTATGtaatgcagggtttttcaaccttggg carries:
- the sap30l gene encoding histone deacetylase complex subunit SAP30L yields the protein MNGFSTEEDSHDGPPNPPFYGQSCCLIEDGERCGRPAGNASFSKRIQKSISQKKLKLDIDKSVRHLYICDFHKNFIQSVRNKRKRKTSDDGGESPDHDVEVPEVDLFQLQVNTLRRYKRHYKLQTRPGLNKAQLAETVSRHFRNIPVNEKETLTYFIYMVKSSKSRLDQKGDAGKPLD